atctgtcaagAAAAGATTacacatttttgatttttcagccatgaaTGATGGTCATGGGACTTTATATGGCACATCATGATGCGCGGTCATTGTAATAGCATTGTATGCGTCACCTGTACACATAATCATCAGTCAttgctgaaaaatcaaaatcatttgatttcttCAATGATTGGCGGCTATCGTAATGTAATCATTTcttgacagatattgaaaagcACGTTCTGTTCATTGATACAATAAAGAGGTGAGGTCATTAGCACATCAACAAAAATCGACCCCTAAAGAAATTATTTTGATTGGAAAATGTCGTAAATTCAAATATCAAAGTGGGTTTATATATTTTACAATATATCTTCTTCAACTGTGTTTTATGTTTGTATTGTATTTCTATCATTACATGGAAATACCGGGTCACATAAaacatctttaaaaaatttatttatttatttttgaaaatttaatatcacaataaaatatggtattaaaacggTACAAATAAAAGGTCTAACAACAAAGGTTTTTGACCAAAACTtgtgcacttataaggtgagctcatgcgaacagctgagtacaattttttttatttttgttttgattctgTCGTAAATCTGAATGTCAAAGGCTTAATAACACGGCtatgattttttctaaaatcttaaaaagatgttctacttgatccgatattccacacataaacAAAAGAACAGTGTTATAATAATGAAGATACAAATATAgtacacatttgaagaagataagttgtaaaacataGTTTATATCTAAAACCACtgtgacatttcaatttacggcatttggcAATCAAGGTAGATTCGTTGGGGATAGTTTTATATTGTTGTGATACTGACCCTTCCTATTGATTGTACCATGGAAATCCATTAGTTGTACAATTTATTTGATAGTGGCAAGGTACGTAAATTGgatcaaaaacaattttaatgtcagctgtcaaaatttgcaaatgtcATTGTCATGATTGAGGAAGATATCTTTATTAAGAAATAGGTAATAGTCCTTGACATAGACAATtaacaaatttgatttaaaGGAAATTAACATAAAGTAAAATGTTTGGGTTTGACGGCGAATACCGCCGTAAGCCACAGCAAAACCTTGGTGGTTCGTCAACAAGCAGCGATAGGGAGACTATAATTCGAAAAGCTgcagaagaaagaagaagaaggaatcAACTACGTCGAGAAAGCAATGGAGCAATTGTTTTGCAATCATACACAAGGTCTTTTATTTATCGCCAAAGGCGGAAAAGATTTGAAAGGGAGCAGTTCGATGAATTTCTTCAATCACACCGAACACAAATTCAACACGACGAAAACTTGACGTTTCTGCTAAGACGTTTGTTATTCTTCTACAACACAAAGGAAACCAAAGATGGTGAGAGATTGGTGAGTACAATTTCGAATTGAGTATTGTGTGGTATTTGTATGCCTTGTTCCTATTTAGATTGAAATGTGCCAACACATTTTAAAGAGTCCTGCTCGTATTCTGCAAAATGCAACCGCAGACATGATGTGGCTACATCGGCTGAAAAAGCTTCTAGACCTTTGTATAGTGCAACTCACATCACTGTCACAAACATCTCAAGCCATACCATTACGAATGTTGGAAACATTTACCGCTGAGGCTTCCATAGAGCGCTACGTAGAAAGTGAAAACTtgatacaaaaatatttgcaatacaTATTTCAATACCTGATAAGGAACGATTATTTTAAACGGCTTCGTTTGCTTTTGGAACTGAAATGTCCCCCTTTGGATGGCGAAACTCTACATGCACCAAACCCATTTTCGGAGGCTATATTCAATCTTCTGCTGAGACCTTTACTGTTGGCCAACAATTCGAAGGCTGGTGTTTCTTGTAGCGCAAATATTTGTTTGTCATTTGTAAGGCAAATACTATCACTGCCATACACGGATTGTATACAATATTTTCTTTTGCCATGTTTGGCCGAAAACGAGGAGTTCCCCTTCGAGTTTATGATAAAGACACTACAGAAGTGGACAAAATCGCAGTTACCCGAGAGAATGGAAGTGGACACTGTGAGTGTTCCCACCTTTACTGGTGCTTCTGCGTCAACTAATAtgacaaaaaccaaaaatactaAGGCTAGTGATATTGAGGCTTCGGATGTCAAGGGTATTTTCAGCTCATATTTGTTGACGTCTATACTTGTATTGGATCGCAAGCGATTGAGTAAGAATATTTGTTTCATGTAATGTTTTCTAAGGTCCAATGCAATATGATGATTTATATTACAGCTTCGCTCCACACAAAGACAATACTGGGCGACTACATCAAAATAATTGCAGAAGTCTCATCGAAAATACTTCAGTTGCCAAAATCTTCCCTTAAACACTCCGGCCATCAGCAAAGTCGACACGCTAATGCTAGCGAAGAAACTACATCTGACGAAGATAGTGATGAGGAGGACTACCAGGCAAAGCGTAATAACCAAGGCATGGATGTTGACGTTGACTCATGTCCAACTGCCATTacgaacaaagaaaaagaatGTCTTCTGGAAAGCATTGTACTACTTAATCAAGGACTGCGGGTTCAGGCCATAGTGGAAAGTATCGAAGACTATTTAAATGACGGCGATGTCTTGTATGGACTTTGCGAAATATGCCATAACCTTATGATCTATAATAAAATGGCGATGTTCGAATATAAGTATGTAATAGACtgatattttctttatatagaCTTTTAATGGGTTtccatgttttttgttttcagattATTATATACGTTAtcttttatgccaaatttcataagaGCCGTGTGGTTTAGCTTGGTGGCACAGTCAAAGCAACAAGGCTTTAATGCACCGTTGACACTCATATCAAAGGGTGTAGTTCGTAagttatacaaatttttatataaaaatgcattactAATATCAACTACATTTTCAGCAAAACTACCGggcagcgaatcgtttgtggcTCTGCTCGCCACATTTTGTATGCTATTTGGGCGCTTACTGCCAACTTTGCATGACAACGAGTTTTGTGATGAAaagattttaatagaaaaaccaTTGCAGCCTACAATTCATGTACGCCTTATGCCGTTTTCGCTCTCTGAAATTGTTCAGTTGTCCAAAACTCTCAAAGAAGTTTCGTTGGGTCTGGTCGAGTTAGCGTTTCCCGAAACACGTTCAAATCTAAATCAACATTATCGCTTTATCCTAGGCCGTTCGGATTCAGATGATGCCAAaatgaaacaacaaaaacagatcTGGGCAAATTTGCTAAAAGTTGTGGTATTTGTATTGAATCAAATACACACAAGAGATCTCAGATTGGGATTCTGCCCTGACTCGCATTGGACAGTCACAAGGTTAGATTTACCTCTGGATAGACCTGCCGACCTACCCTTGAATCGGGGAAGCCGTACACGTGGCATACGACCCTTCCAACCGATTAGAGATTTTACAAGAGAGGATTTTGAAAATGGTCCTCCCATGTCTACCAAACAAATACGTTCAATAACAATACTGAGGGAAATACCTTTTGTAGTGCCCTTCAGCAAACGTGTGGGCATTTTGCAGGGATTAATGGCCGCCGATAAAATGAGAGTACAGGGTAATCTGCAGGCTTTCCTACAGGGACCGTCAATTATGTTAACAGTGAGAAGAAGCCATTTGTATGAGGACGCTTACGACAAATTGAGACCGGAAAATGGTATATCCAAGATTTTATCTAGTAATTCTTAAACAATAATTTGCCAAATTATTTTGTAGAGCCTGATTTACGTTTGAAATTTCGTGTGCAGTTTGTTTCTTCATTGGGATTGGATGAGGCTGGCATAGATGGCGGAGGTGTGTTTCGTGAATTTCTATCGGAGTTAATAAAGACAGCTTTCGACCCAAATAGAGGCTTTTTCATGtaagtaaaaacaacaaaatgtcgTATATGGCTGATTAATTCTATGTGGGTACACTTTCAGGGTaacaacggacaataaacttTATCCCAATCCCAGTGTGGGTGATCTAGTGCCTGATTTTGAAAAACACTACTATTTCATAGGCCGCATTATTGGAAAGGCGATATACGAAAACCTTTTAGTTGAACTTCCCTTAGCTGAATTTTTCCTAACCAAACTAGCCGGAAAATATTCCGATGTTGATATACACCAGTTGGCTTCCCTAGATCcagagctatataaaaatcttttgtatttaaaggaCTATGAGGGCGATGTCAGTGAATTAAATTTAGATTTTACCGTGGCCAGCAGTTCCTTTGGCCAAACCCAAGTCATCGAGCTTAAGCCGCAAGGTCAAACAATACCCGTGACCAACTCAAATCGCATCGAATATCTGCAATTGATGGCCGATTACAAATTGAATCAACAAATACGTAAACATTGTGTAGCATTTCGAAAAGGCTTGTCCAATGTTGTATGTGTGGAATGGCTTTATATGTTTAGCAATAAGGAACTTCAGATATTGATATCAGGCGCTGAAATACCAATTGATTTGGAGGACCTCAAAAAGCATTGTAAATATGGAGGTGAATACAGTCCGGAACATCCATCGATAGTGGCATTTTGGGCGGCATTGGAGAGCTTTGATGATTTGCAAAAAAGACAactgctgaaatttgtaacgaGTTGTTCGCGACCACCACTGCTGGGATTTAAGGTATGTAGTTGAcattaccatttttttttgagGTCACACATTGCCACATTACTTACACACAAAACATTAAGAATCTTATCTATGGGCCACAATCGAAACATatcatatacaaatatatatataaagcataaaaaaggaaaagtgCAGAAGCAATACCGAAGGAGAGAAatgatttttcaaatattgtagTAATACATTGCATTCATTAGCTTTAGCGTCCTTAAATCTATACATGATGCACAAAGTTTACTAAGGCATttcattgtgtttttttttcaattaaaagccTCCATACATTATAAAAAAAGATACATATAAAAGGTATCGGAAGAGAATTCCCCATTTGCATATAATGAAACCTCATATTTTACGTACACAACATGTCCCAGTAACATATTATGATACTGGACTCACCATTTCAAATATTACTGAAATAGGATATGAAATACGGTTTTGGATATCGAAATGGGAAATGGGCCCGCGCTTACcctacctatggacaaaaaaggttTTTGAATTGACTTATAGCTGGAAAGCTTTATTCTTGCAAAATGCAGCGTTATTACCATGGGCAGAGAGACTATAAGACGatgtaaaaagaaaaatgtCCTAAAGCGCACTACATAGAAGTatcatttctattaaatttcacTTAAGCACGATGTCTATTGTAATTTCTGCAAATTATATGTCCCTGTCATATAATGTTGATATAGGATATAGATTTTTTTCTCATTACTCTCTCAAAGGGGAGAGATGTTTAACCATGAGAATGAATACAATGGAATGAAAGGTTGTATTTATTACAGAAGAGAAATTGACAGACACACAGGCGGATATGACACAGAACAAACACTCCATTAGTGGAACACAAACAcgtagttcccgatgtctgaaaaatgggcagagtgatcccgctactgaagtctggaaaatacccgagtttgggggagtcgtacagatcgatctcccttctctcaccagtagcaaagacgcttgaggcattactctccccgagcctcgtaggggaatttccattcgccgagtatatggatttcgaagactgcatagcacaacaacagcttagcatgccatcaccgcacacatttgccgtggcttcaatcaacccaggccatgcgATAGGACGGTCTTCGTAgcactggacctatcaaaggcattcgacacggtcagtcatgccaaactatttgaggatatcgccaacacgtccctccagccaggtctgaaaagctgggtcgcgaattatttgcgtggtcgccagtcatttgtggaatttagggataagaagtcgaagcaccgcagagtgaaacagggagttccccaaggtggggtgatatatCTCTGGCACTGTTTAAGCTGTACCTATcccggcatagagatcgtatcatatgcagacgattgtacgatcatggcatcaggcttCCCACCccttgttgacatctgcgataggttgaacgtcttactcaacgaacttgcctcatatttcactgcaagaaatctgaagatatctgccatcaaatcttcagcaacattgttcactacaaatacgagtgaggtgaatactgagctgactgtgatggtctatggagaaatgattccgaccatcaagtgtcccaaaatactcgGGTCACATTCGACAGCTTTtatacattctccccacatgccacagcaatttgcgataaagtcaaaagtagaaacaaggtcctcaagtcacttgctggcagcacttggggtgcagacaaagaaatcttgttgaccacgtacaaagcaattggccggtctgtggtaagttatgcagcgccagtgtggtctcgtcagacACGCagtgtcagaatgccgctctccaaactgcgacgggctgtctcctcagttcttatgtggaccacctccatcaggagacaaagatcctgccagtgcgaagacatgactacatgctgtctaagcaataccttttgggctgttatcgcagagtccatccaaatcatcatcttttggaaagatatccaccgcccagaagccttagggtagatctacatgatctagagcgtgaggttcagcgctacaagagagagcctctatatcaagcggcatattaagcaggtctagacaacattcatgcggacacggtagcagatgcggtatatggctaccgggtgaatgtagtccttggagaacgaccgcctcccattgcacctgaagtaattgacctccctcggcaaaccagagtagttctggctcaattgagTTCTGGCAAatacagccgcctcaactcctacagagcaaagattgatgccgacgtgcaaaccagagtagttctggctcaattatgttccggcagatgcagccgcctcaactcctacagagcaaggattgatgccgacgtgcaagatgtatgtcccgaatgTAACCAgcgaccacacgatacacgtcacctgtttaattgcccagccagacccactagaCCCAGATCGCAACAACAACTAATAGTGGACGTTGCGGAGTTTGGCAAGGCCCCCATCTTGTGTTTTCTTCAGGCCTCCCGTCTGCCAGCCCACAGTTCAATGTGAGTGAGAGATTAGTGAAAAATAGATGAAATCAATGACCAGCTCAACCGTCAAACATGGGGAATAGAAAATTGTTGCCAATGTTTCATACTCATTGCATATTCTAGGAAAACTCGaaaacaacaacgacaataaaaacaaaaagattCGGAAATGAACCAATCACAATGATGCTAAACAGACATTAACTCAGTCAAAAATAGCTTGAAGGTCACGGGGTTAAAAATTGAGCCATGAAGAGATGTTGTACACCAGGCTAAagtttgttgtggttgttgttgtagcagtgtgttgtagactaaggcggcagcccttgccgatggagaactccatcgggtcaatccggtacgtacaaccggctgccatgggattgaagagATGTTGTACACCAGGCTGCATTCCTAGAAAAAGCAAGGCATGAATTGTAGGCCAGCAGACGAGAGGCCCAGGGAAAACACTATAGTGCCAAAGATGGAACAAACGATTAGCACTAATTTgcgctcctgttccttagtggaatgttaatgggcaaaatttgcaattttgccgaAGATGGGGCATTTACTACTTCTTAAGCGTACT
The genomic region above belongs to Stomoxys calcitrans chromosome 5, idStoCalc2.1, whole genome shotgun sequence and contains:
- the LOC106089693 gene encoding ubiquitin-protein ligase E3C, whose product is MFGFDGEYRRKPQQNLGGSSTSSDRETIIRKAAEERRRRNQLRRESNGAIVLQSYTRSFIYRQRRKRFEREQFDEFLQSHRTQIQHDENLTFLLRRLLFFYNTKETKDGERLIEMCQHILKSPARILQNATADMMWLHRLKKLLDLCIVQLTSLSQTSQAIPLRMLETFTAEASIERYVESENLIQKYLQYIFQYLIRNDYFKRLRLLLELKCPPLDGETLHAPNPFSEAIFNLLLRPLLLANNSKAGVSCSANICLSFVRQILSLPYTDCIQYFLLPCLAENEEFPFEFMIKTLQKWTKSQLPERMEVDTVSVPTFTGASASTNMTKTKNTKASDIEASDVKGIFSSYLLTSILVLDRKRLTSLHTKTILGDYIKIIAEVSSKILQLPKSSLKHSGHQQSRHANASEETTSDEDSDEEDYQAKRNNQGMDVDVDSCPTAITNKEKECLLESIVLLNQGLRVQAIVESIEDYLNDGDVLYGLCEICHNLMIYNKMAMFEYKLLYTLSFMPNFIRAVWFSLVAQSKQQGFNAPLTLISKGVVPKLPGSESFVALLATFCMLFGRLLPTLHDNEFCDEKILIEKPLQPTIHVRLMPFSLSEIVQLSKTLKEVSLGLVELAFPETRSNLNQHYRFILGRSDSDDAKMKQQKQIWANLLKVVVFVLNQIHTRDLRLGFCPDSHWTVTRLDLPLDRPADLPLNRGSRTRGIRPFQPIRDFTREDFENGPPMSTKQIRSITILREIPFVVPFSKRVGILQGLMAADKMRVQGNLQAFLQGPSIMLTVRRSHLYEDAYDKLRPENEPDLRLKFRVQFVSSLGLDEAGIDGGGVFREFLSELIKTAFDPNRGFFMVTTDNKLYPNPSVGDLVPDFEKHYYFIGRIIGKAIYENLLVELPLAEFFLTKLAGKYSDVDIHQLASLDPELYKNLLYLKDYEGDVSELNLDFTVASSSFGQTQVIELKPQGQTIPVTNSNRIEYLQLMADYKLNQQIRKHCVAFRKGLSNVVCVEWLYMFSNKELQILISGAEIPIDLEDLKKHCKYGGEYSPEHPSIVAFWAALESFDDLQKRQLLKFVTSCSRPPLLGFKDLDPPFFIQNAGDMERLPTASTCTNLLKLPPFKTVEQMREKLLYAIQSGVGFELS